In Pseudobacter ginsenosidimutans, the following are encoded in one genomic region:
- the moeB gene encoding molybdopterin-synthase adenylyltransferase MoeB: MSNNNPVSFSKDELARYNRHIIIPGFGLEAQQKLKAAKVLVVGSGGLGSPSLLYLAAAGVGTIGIVDFDVVDDSNLQRQVLFGVEAIGKPKVEEAKKRLEALNPHINIILHNTQLTSQNALDILKDYDVIADGTDNFPTRYLVNDAAVLLGKPNIYASIFQFEGQVSVFNYTNANGELGPNYRDLYPTPPPPGLVPSCAEGGVLGVLPGIIGSLQALETIKVITGVGEPLSGRFYIFDALNFGSRTFNISRRKDNPLNGEHPSITQLIDYEQFCGVKAVEKPIKEITAEQLYNWQVNGEQYQIIDVREPHEYEIVNIGAELIPLATVAANADRISKEKRVVVHCKMGGRSAKAIRELEEKFGFDNLYNLKGGILGWIDAVQPELTKY, encoded by the coding sequence ATGAGCAACAATAACCCTGTTAGTTTTTCAAAAGATGAGCTGGCCAGGTATAACCGGCATATCATCATCCCCGGATTTGGATTGGAAGCACAGCAGAAACTGAAAGCCGCCAAAGTACTGGTGGTGGGATCGGGTGGACTGGGGAGCCCATCGCTGCTCTATCTTGCGGCGGCAGGCGTGGGCACCATCGGTATCGTGGACTTCGATGTGGTGGACGATAGCAACCTGCAACGCCAGGTGCTCTTCGGTGTGGAAGCAATCGGTAAGCCGAAGGTGGAGGAAGCAAAAAAAAGACTGGAGGCCCTGAACCCGCATATCAATATCATTCTTCACAATACACAGCTTACATCGCAGAATGCACTGGACATTCTTAAGGATTACGATGTGATCGCTGATGGCACAGACAATTTTCCCACAAGATATCTCGTGAACGATGCAGCGGTATTGCTCGGCAAACCGAACATATACGCTTCTATCTTCCAGTTTGAAGGACAGGTTTCAGTATTCAACTATACCAATGCAAATGGCGAGCTGGGGCCCAATTACAGGGATCTTTATCCAACACCTCCGCCGCCGGGGCTGGTGCCCAGTTGCGCTGAAGGTGGTGTGCTCGGTGTATTGCCCGGTATCATCGGCAGTCTGCAGGCTTTGGAAACCATCAAAGTGATCACAGGAGTTGGAGAGCCGCTTTCCGGAAGGTTCTATATTTTCGATGCGCTCAATTTCGGGAGCCGCACATTCAATATTTCAAGGAGAAAAGACAATCCACTGAATGGCGAGCATCCTTCCATCACCCAACTGATCGATTATGAACAGTTCTGCGGTGTGAAAGCAGTGGAAAAACCGATCAAAGAAATCACAGCAGAGCAATTGTACAACTGGCAGGTGAATGGCGAACAATACCAGATCATCGATGTACGCGAGCCGCATGAATATGAGATCGTGAATATCGGCGCTGAGCTGATACCGTTAGCTACTGTTGCTGCCAATGCTGATCGAATAAGCAAAGAAAAGAGAGTTGTTGTGCATTGTAAGATGGGAGGCCGCAGCGCCAAAGCGATTCGTGAGCTGGAAGAAAAATTCGGATTCGATAATCTCTACAACCTGAAAGGTGGAATTCTGGGTTGGATAGATGCGGTGCAGCCAGAGCTGACGAAATATTAA
- a CDS encoding 2-isopropylmalate synthase, with translation MPDQKIYIFDTTLRDGEQVPGCKLNTKEKIELALALEDLGVDIIEAGFPISSPGDFQSVEEISKVIRNATICALSRSVQKDIEVAGEALKKAKRGRIHTGIGTSDFHIKGKFNSNREDILARAIQCVKWARNYTDDVEFYAEDAGRTDNEYLARVIEAVIAAGATTVNIPDTTGYCLPSQYGEKIAYLVNNVSNIDKAVISCHCHNDLGLATANSIAGVINGARQIECTINGLGERAGNTSLEEVVMILKQHHTLGYTTSIKAQQLNPLSRLVSDTMRMPVQPNKAIVGSNAFSHSSGIHQDGFLKDAQTYEIINPDEVGAEGSKIVLTARSGRSALAHRFHKLGFQYTRNDIDVLYAQFLNVADGKKEVNDEDLQALANEYQAVAVTA, from the coding sequence ATGCCGGATCAAAAGATATACATATTCGACACTACCCTCAGAGACGGTGAGCAGGTCCCAGGATGCAAATTGAATACCAAAGAAAAGATCGAGCTGGCTTTGGCGCTGGAAGACCTGGGAGTAGATATCATCGAAGCCGGTTTCCCTATTTCTTCTCCCGGCGATTTTCAAAGTGTGGAGGAGATCAGTAAGGTAATCAGGAATGCTACTATCTGTGCCCTGAGCCGTTCTGTACAAAAAGACATCGAGGTGGCCGGTGAGGCGCTGAAGAAAGCAAAGAGAGGCCGTATCCATACTGGGATCGGCACTTCCGATTTTCATATCAAAGGTAAATTCAACAGTAACAGGGAAGATATACTGGCGCGTGCCATCCAATGTGTGAAATGGGCGAGGAATTACACGGACGACGTGGAATTCTATGCAGAAGATGCGGGTCGTACAGACAATGAGTATCTCGCACGTGTGATCGAAGCGGTGATCGCTGCCGGAGCAACAACAGTGAATATCCCTGACACAACCGGCTATTGCCTGCCATCCCAATACGGGGAAAAGATCGCGTACCTGGTAAACAACGTATCTAATATCGATAAGGCAGTGATCAGTTGCCATTGTCATAACGACCTCGGCCTGGCCACTGCCAATTCTATTGCAGGCGTGATCAATGGAGCAAGACAGATCGAGTGCACCATCAACGGTCTGGGTGAGCGCGCCGGCAATACATCGCTGGAAGAAGTGGTGATGATCCTGAAGCAGCATCATACGCTCGGATACACTACCAGCATTAAGGCACAACAACTGAACCCTCTCAGCAGACTGGTTTCCGATACCATGCGGATGCCGGTACAACCTAATAAAGCGATCGTAGGCAGCAATGCATTTTCACACTCTTCCGGTATTCACCAGGACGGGTTCCTGAAAGATGCACAGACCTATGAGATCATCAATCCGGATGAAGTAGGAGCGGAAGGCAGCAAGATCGTGCTCACGGCACGCAGCGGCCGCAGCGCATTGGCGCACCGTTTCCATAAGCTCGGATTCCAGTACACAAGGAACGACATCGATGTTTTGTATGCACAATTCCTCAATGTGGCAGATGGCAAGAAAGAAGTAAACGATGAGGATCTGCAAGCCCTGGCCAACGAATATCAGGCCGTGGCCGTAACAGCGTGA
- the leuC gene encoding 3-isopropylmalate dehydratase large subunit, with protein MAKTLFDKIWDKHVVQQIDGGPSVLYIDKHFIHEVTSPQAFQGLEKRGMKVFRPQQIVATADHNVPTLQQHLPIKDELSRVQVQQLITNCKNHNIELYGLGHPFQGIVHVIGPELGVTQPGMTIVCGDSHTSTHGAFGAIAFGIGTSEVEMVMATQCLMQSKPKLMRINVEGTLNKGVVSKDIILYIIAQISASGATGYFVEYAGSAIRSLSMEGRMTICNMSIEMGARGGMIAPDEVTFGYMKGRQFAPGNGQWDRKMEQWKELYSDADAKFDVEINIKAEDIEPMITYGTNPGMGVSVAGLIPGEKDIDDKEKPSFLKSLDYMGLQPGSRIKGKKVDYVFIGSCTNSRIEDLRLVAGFVKGKKKASDVEVWIVPGSKQVEKQAIAEGIDKIFEEAGFQLRQPGCSACLGMNEDKIPAGKYCVSTSNRNFEGRQGPNARTFLVSPLTAAVAAITGEVGDVREFI; from the coding sequence ATGGCTAAGACATTATTTGATAAGATCTGGGATAAGCACGTTGTTCAACAAATCGACGGCGGCCCTTCAGTGCTGTATATCGACAAACATTTCATTCATGAAGTTACCAGCCCTCAGGCCTTCCAGGGCCTGGAGAAAAGGGGCATGAAAGTTTTCCGCCCGCAGCAGATCGTTGCTACGGCGGATCACAACGTTCCTACACTGCAGCAACATCTTCCCATCAAGGATGAGCTCTCCAGGGTACAGGTTCAGCAACTCATCACCAATTGTAAAAATCATAACATCGAATTATACGGATTGGGTCACCCATTCCAGGGAATTGTACATGTGATAGGACCGGAACTGGGCGTTACACAGCCCGGCATGACCATCGTCTGCGGAGACAGCCATACCAGTACGCACGGCGCATTCGGCGCTATTGCCTTCGGTATCGGAACCAGTGAAGTGGAAATGGTAATGGCAACTCAGTGCCTGATGCAATCTAAACCAAAGCTTATGCGCATCAATGTAGAGGGCACATTGAACAAGGGAGTGGTATCTAAGGACATTATTCTCTACATTATCGCACAGATCTCAGCATCAGGCGCTACCGGTTATTTTGTTGAATATGCAGGATCCGCCATCCGCAGTCTCTCCATGGAAGGCCGCATGACCATCTGCAACATGAGCATCGAAATGGGCGCACGCGGAGGCATGATCGCCCCCGATGAAGTGACCTTCGGGTACATGAAAGGCCGCCAGTTCGCTCCCGGTAACGGACAATGGGATCGAAAAATGGAACAATGGAAAGAACTCTACTCAGATGCCGACGCCAAATTCGACGTAGAGATCAATATCAAAGCGGAAGATATCGAACCGATGATCACCTATGGCACCAACCCCGGAATGGGCGTGAGTGTGGCAGGACTGATCCCCGGTGAAAAGGATATCGATGACAAAGAGAAGCCATCTTTTCTCAAATCACTCGACTACATGGGCCTTCAGCCCGGTAGCAGGATCAAGGGAAAGAAGGTGGATTATGTTTTCATCGGAAGCTGCACCAACAGCCGTATCGAAGACCTTCGTTTGGTGGCAGGTTTCGTGAAAGGCAAGAAGAAAGCCAGTGATGTGGAAGTATGGATCGTGCCCGGTTCCAAGCAGGTTGAAAAACAAGCCATCGCGGAAGGGATCGACAAGATCTTCGAAGAAGCTGGCTTCCAGCTCCGTCAGCCCGGATGCTCTGCCTGCCTGGGTATGAACGAAGACAAGATCCCGGCAGGAAAATATTGCGTAAGTACCAGTAACAGGAACTTCGAAGGAAGACAGGGGCCTAATGCCCGCACTTTCCTGGTAAGCCCGCTGACTGCTGCTGTAGCGGCCATCACCGGTGAAGTAGGAGATGTAAGAGAATTTATCTAA
- the leuD gene encoding 3-isopropylmalate dehydratase small subunit, whose product MSKSINIVSSRAVPLRETNVDTDQIIPARFLKATSRAGFGKNLFRDWRYANDDESQPRAEFVLNNPTYSGKVLVAGKNFGCGSSREHAAWAIKDHGFDVVVSSFFADIFRNNALNNFLVPVQVTDEFLDQLFAAVEKDPATEVVVNVEAQTISVPAAGLQSSFDINNYKKTCLLNGYDDIDYLLSIKPAIEAFEQQHK is encoded by the coding sequence GTGAGTAAATCAATCAATATAGTATCAAGCAGGGCTGTGCCACTCAGGGAAACCAATGTGGACACAGACCAGATCATTCCTGCCCGTTTCCTGAAAGCTACCAGCCGTGCAGGTTTTGGAAAGAACCTGTTCCGCGACTGGCGTTATGCGAATGATGACGAGAGCCAGCCACGCGCTGAATTCGTTCTCAATAACCCAACCTACTCCGGAAAGGTTTTGGTTGCCGGAAAGAATTTCGGTTGTGGATCATCGAGAGAGCATGCTGCCTGGGCCATCAAGGATCATGGATTCGATGTGGTAGTGAGCAGTTTCTTTGCTGACATTTTCCGCAACAATGCCCTCAACAATTTCCTGGTGCCTGTACAGGTAACCGATGAGTTTTTGGACCAGCTGTTTGCTGCCGTGGAGAAAGATCCTGCCACTGAAGTGGTGGTTAACGTGGAGGCACAAACGATTTCCGTTCCTGCTGCCGGACTGCAAAGCAGTTTCGACATCAACAATTACAAGAAAACCTGTCTGCTCAACGGCTATGATGATATCGATTATCTCCTTAGCATCAAACCAGCCATTGAAGCATTTGAACAACAACACAAATAA
- the leuB gene encoding 3-isopropylmalate dehydrogenase, translated as MEKNIVVIEGDGIGPEVTRQSVKVLNTIAEQFGHTFHYTYCLMGADAIDKTGNPLPDETIEACLNSDAILFGAIGHPKYDNDPTAKVRPEQGLLKLRKSLQLFANIRPVTTYASLHHLSPLKTKNIEGVDFVIFRELTGGIYFGKKEVNEERTQASDDCVYTREEIERVSHLAFQYAQQRRKKLTLVDKANVLETSRLWRKVVQEIAAQYADVAVDFLFVDNAAMQIILNPKQFDVVLTENMFGDIISDEASVISGSLGLLPSASIGKGAALFEPIHGSYPQAAGKDIANPLGSILSAAMLLDHLGLAKEAALVREAAEWTLSNSFVTKDIDPVNFYFTSTIGELICDYVSNRVPGGINKANIELRKSTII; from the coding sequence ATGGAAAAAAACATTGTAGTTATAGAAGGTGACGGTATCGGTCCTGAAGTGACCCGCCAGTCCGTAAAGGTGCTGAACACCATTGCTGAACAGTTCGGTCATACCTTTCATTATACCTATTGTCTGATGGGCGCCGATGCCATCGACAAAACCGGCAATCCCCTTCCTGATGAAACCATCGAAGCCTGTCTGAACAGCGATGCCATCCTGTTCGGCGCTATCGGGCATCCGAAATATGATAATGATCCTACCGCCAAAGTAAGGCCGGAACAAGGTTTGCTGAAGCTCCGCAAGAGCCTGCAACTGTTCGCCAATATCAGGCCGGTAACCACATACGCTTCTTTGCATCACCTGAGCCCGCTGAAAACAAAGAATATCGAAGGCGTTGACTTCGTGATCTTCCGTGAGCTGACCGGTGGTATCTACTTCGGTAAGAAAGAAGTGAACGAAGAAAGAACACAGGCCTCTGATGATTGCGTGTATACCCGTGAAGAGATCGAACGTGTATCACATCTCGCTTTCCAGTATGCGCAACAACGCAGGAAAAAGCTGACGCTGGTTGATAAGGCAAATGTGCTGGAAACATCCCGCCTCTGGCGCAAAGTAGTGCAGGAGATCGCTGCACAATATGCCGATGTGGCTGTCGACTTCCTGTTTGTTGACAATGCCGCGATGCAGATCATCCTGAACCCGAAACAATTTGATGTGGTGCTCACAGAGAATATGTTCGGCGATATCATCAGCGATGAAGCCAGTGTGATCAGTGGTTCACTGGGACTGCTGCCTTCCGCCAGTATCGGAAAAGGCGCTGCCCTGTTTGAGCCGATTCACGGTTCTTATCCGCAGGCTGCGGGTAAAGATATTGCCAATCCGCTGGGTTCCATTCTCAGTGCTGCCATGTTGCTGGACCATTTGGGACTGGCAAAGGAAGCGGCCCTGGTACGGGAAGCCGCAGAGTGGACATTGAGCAATAGTTTCGTTACCAAAGACATCGATCCCGTTAATTTTTATTTCACCAGCACCATCGGGGAACTGATCTGTGATTACGTTTCCAACAGGGTGCCAGGTGGTATCAATAAAGCAAATATTGAGTTGAGGAAATCAACCATTATTTAA
- a CDS encoding branched-chain amino acid transaminase, with translation MPTYYNQDTILYYNGEYLKAAEAKTDLYSQTLHYGYGVFEGIRSYRTESGETRIFKAVEHYERLKASAEALNLPYSWSTDELIEATYEVLKRNDLQNAYIRPLVFAPANMGFNPNTESNIVIAVWEMGLFLGEKNLRVMTSPWQRPNPLGFKIQAKATGHYVNSILASQDAKAKGFDEALLLDMSGHVAEGPGANMFFEKDGIVYTPSLGNILPGITRATVIEMCEELGIKVEEKKITPAELRSADSAFFCGTAAEVVGFESIDDYIFPQPWENSIGKKLQKLYKAKVTEAGVAVS, from the coding sequence ATGCCAACTTATTACAACCAGGATACCATTCTCTATTATAATGGAGAATACCTGAAAGCCGCCGAAGCCAAAACCGATCTGTACAGCCAGACCCTGCATTACGGGTACGGTGTATTTGAAGGAATCCGCTCTTACCGCACAGAGAGTGGCGAAACAAGGATCTTCAAGGCAGTTGAACATTATGAGAGGCTGAAAGCATCCGCTGAAGCGCTGAACCTGCCTTACTCCTGGAGTACCGATGAACTGATCGAAGCAACGTATGAAGTTCTGAAACGTAACGATCTTCAGAACGCATATATCCGCCCGCTGGTGTTTGCTCCTGCCAATATGGGCTTCAATCCGAATACCGAATCCAATATTGTGATCGCCGTTTGGGAAATGGGTTTGTTCCTGGGAGAAAAGAACCTTCGTGTTATGACCTCTCCCTGGCAAAGGCCCAACCCGCTTGGTTTCAAGATCCAGGCCAAGGCAACAGGCCATTATGTGAATTCCATCCTCGCCAGCCAGGATGCCAAGGCCAAAGGCTTTGACGAAGCGCTGCTACTGGATATGAGCGGACATGTGGCTGAAGGTCCCGGAGCCAATATGTTCTTTGAGAAAGACGGGATCGTATATACGCCATCGTTAGGAAATATCTTACCCGGCATCACTCGTGCAACAGTGATTGAAATGTGTGAAGAGCTTGGTATCAAAGTAGAGGAGAAAAAAATTACACCGGCAGAACTGAGATCCGCTGACAGTGCATTCTTCTGCGGCACTGCAGCTGAAGTGGTAGGCTTTGAATCGATAGACGACTACATCTTCCCGCAACCCTGGGAAAATTCCATTGGAAAGAAACTGCAAAAATTATATAAGGCAAAAGTCACAGAAGCCGGCGTAGCCGTCAGCTGA
- the ilvD gene encoding dihydroxy-acid dehydratase: MALNKYSRTITQDVTQPAAQAMLYGIGLTDEDLAKAQVGIVSMGYDGNTCNMHLNDLAAIVKKGVWAQDLVGLIFNTIGVSDGISNGTEGMRYSLVSRDIIADSIEAVCGAQYYDSLIAIPGCDKNMPGSIIAMGRLNRPAIMVYGGTIAPGHYKGQDLNIVSAFEALGQKLAGNLSEADFKGIIQHSCPGAGACGGMYTANTMASAIEALGMSLPYSSSNPALSEEKKAECIEAGKAIRLLLEKDIKPSDIMTRKAFENAIVTIMVLGGSTNAVLHLIAMAKSVGVTVTQDDFQAISNRVPVLADFKPSGKYLMQDLHNHGGVPSVMKYLLKKGLLHGDCLTVTGKTLAENLESVPDLDFETQKIIVPLETPLKATGHLQILYGNLASGGSVAKISGKEGEFFAGPARVFDGEFELIAGINSGKIQHGDVVVIRNVGPKGAPGMPEMLKPTSALIGAGLGKSIALITDGRFSGGTHGFVVGHITPEAYEGGLIALVQDDDPIELDAVKNTITLKVSEEEIEKRKAAWKQPALKVTKGILFKYAKSVKNAAEGCVTDEA, encoded by the coding sequence ATGGCACTCAACAAATATTCACGCACCATCACTCAGGATGTAACGCAACCCGCGGCACAGGCAATGTTATATGGCATCGGATTAACGGATGAAGATCTTGCCAAGGCGCAGGTGGGCATCGTCAGCATGGGCTACGATGGCAATACCTGTAATATGCACCTCAACGATCTGGCGGCTATCGTCAAGAAAGGCGTATGGGCGCAGGACCTGGTAGGGCTAATCTTCAACACCATCGGTGTTAGCGATGGTATCAGCAATGGTACAGAAGGTATGCGTTATTCTCTCGTGAGCCGCGATATCATTGCGGATAGCATCGAGGCTGTTTGTGGCGCACAATATTATGATTCACTGATCGCCATTCCGGGTTGTGACAAGAATATGCCCGGTTCCATCATCGCCATGGGAAGGCTGAACAGGCCCGCTATCATGGTGTATGGCGGCACTATCGCTCCGGGCCACTACAAAGGCCAGGACCTGAACATCGTTTCTGCATTCGAAGCATTGGGACAGAAACTGGCAGGCAATTTATCCGAAGCGGATTTCAAAGGCATCATCCAGCATTCCTGTCCGGGTGCAGGCGCCTGCGGCGGCATGTACACTGCCAATACCATGGCTTCAGCCATTGAAGCGCTGGGTATGAGCCTTCCGTATTCCTCTTCCAATCCTGCCCTCAGCGAAGAAAAGAAAGCCGAATGTATCGAAGCAGGTAAAGCCATCCGTCTCCTTCTCGAAAAAGATATCAAGCCCTCCGATATCATGACGCGCAAGGCATTTGAAAATGCCATCGTTACCATCATGGTCCTCGGCGGCAGCACCAACGCAGTACTCCACCTCATTGCCATGGCAAAGAGTGTAGGCGTTACCGTTACACAGGACGATTTTCAGGCAATCAGCAACAGGGTGCCAGTACTGGCCGATTTCAAACCCAGCGGCAAATACCTGATGCAGGACCTGCACAATCATGGAGGCGTTCCTTCCGTGATGAAGTACCTGCTGAAAAAAGGATTGCTGCATGGCGATTGTCTTACCGTTACCGGTAAAACCCTCGCAGAGAATCTTGAGTCAGTACCTGATCTCGATTTTGAAACACAGAAGATCATCGTTCCCCTCGAAACACCGCTCAAAGCCACCGGCCACCTGCAGATCCTTTACGGTAACCTGGCATCAGGCGGCAGCGTAGCCAAGATCAGCGGAAAAGAAGGTGAGTTCTTTGCTGGCCCTGCACGTGTGTTCGACGGAGAGTTCGAGCTGATCGCCGGTATCAACAGCGGCAAGATCCAGCACGGAGATGTAGTGGTGATCAGGAATGTTGGTCCGAAAGGAGCACCCGGTATGCCGGAAATGCTGAAGCCCACCTCTGCACTGATCGGTGCAGGACTTGGTAAAAGCATTGCCCTGATCACCGATGGAAGGTTCAGTGGAGGTACGCATGGATTTGTGGTAGGCCATATCACCCCCGAAGCTTATGAAGGTGGATTGATCGCACTGGTACAGGATGATGATCCAATTGAACTGGATGCAGTGAAGAACACCATCACGCTGAAAGTGTCTGAAGAAGAGATCGAAAAAAGAAAAGCGGCCTGGAAACAGCCGGCATTGAAAGTAACAAAAGGAATTCTATTCAAATACGCGAAGAGTGTTAAGAATGCAGCGGAAGGATGTGTAACCGATGAAGCATAA
- the ilvB gene encoding biosynthetic-type acetolactate synthase large subunit, whose translation MSTTTAAPTQPTEEKKASTTTVSGSVAVLEAIIAEGVDTIFGYPGGAIMPIYDALYDYQEKLKHILVRHEQGGIHAAQGFARTSGNVGVVFATSGPGATNLVTGLADAMIDSTPVVAITGQVFAHLLGTDAFQETDVINITTPVTKWNYQVTDATEIPAVMAKAFYIARTGRPGPVLIDITKNAQLQKFDYEGYTKCEHIRSYRPKPIVRKEYVKEAAELINAAEKPFILFGQGVILGKAEQEFKKFLEKSGIPAAATIMGLSSLPTDHPQHVGMLGMHGNYGPNVLTNECDVLIAIGMRFDDRVTGRLDKYAKQAKVIHLDIDPAEIDKNVKATVPVWGDCKETLPLLTELIEPKVYPQWLQKFRDFEQQEIDQCIHPELHPETDILTMGEVIRVLNELTGGDAVVVTDVGQHQMVACRYAKFTQSRSNITSGGLGTMGFALPAAIGAKFGAPDRTVVAVIGDGGFQMTLQELGTIMQSGIDVKILILNNEFLGMVRQWQQLFHDKRYSFVNITSPDFVALAKSYYIDGYRTSDRAELRAALQTMLDHKGSYLLEVKVGKENNVFPMVPQGCSVAEIRLK comes from the coding sequence ATGAGCACAACAACGGCAGCGCCCACACAGCCTACGGAAGAGAAAAAAGCCTCCACCACTACTGTCAGTGGTTCAGTAGCCGTGCTGGAGGCGATCATCGCAGAAGGGGTGGATACCATTTTTGGCTACCCCGGCGGCGCTATCATGCCTATCTATGATGCACTGTATGATTACCAGGAGAAACTGAAACATATCCTCGTTCGTCATGAGCAGGGTGGGATCCACGCTGCGCAAGGGTTTGCGAGAACATCCGGGAATGTGGGCGTGGTGTTTGCCACCAGTGGCCCCGGTGCTACCAACCTGGTGACTGGTCTGGCCGATGCCATGATAGACAGTACACCGGTGGTTGCCATCACCGGTCAGGTGTTTGCACACCTGCTGGGTACCGATGCCTTCCAGGAAACAGATGTGATCAATATCACTACTCCGGTTACCAAATGGAATTACCAGGTGACCGATGCAACGGAGATCCCGGCTGTAATGGCGAAAGCTTTTTACATCGCACGCACCGGTCGCCCCGGTCCTGTATTGATCGATATCACGAAAAATGCACAACTGCAAAAATTCGATTACGAAGGATATACCAAATGCGAGCATATCCGCAGTTATCGTCCTAAACCGATCGTTCGCAAGGAGTACGTGAAAGAAGCAGCCGAACTGATCAATGCAGCAGAGAAGCCTTTCATTCTTTTTGGTCAGGGTGTGATCCTCGGTAAGGCAGAGCAGGAATTCAAGAAGTTCCTGGAGAAGAGCGGTATCCCCGCAGCCGCCACCATCATGGGTTTGAGCTCACTGCCAACTGATCATCCGCAGCACGTGGGTATGCTGGGTATGCACGGTAATTATGGTCCGAATGTACTCACCAATGAATGCGATGTACTCATTGCTATCGGAATGCGCTTTGATGACCGTGTAACCGGCCGTCTCGACAAATACGCCAAGCAGGCGAAAGTGATCCATCTCGATATCGATCCCGCAGAAATCGATAAAAATGTAAAAGCAACCGTTCCTGTCTGGGGCGATTGTAAAGAAACATTACCACTGCTCACAGAGCTCATCGAACCAAAAGTATATCCGCAATGGTTGCAGAAGTTCCGCGACTTTGAGCAGCAGGAAATAGATCAGTGTATTCATCCTGAGCTGCATCCTGAAACAGATATCCTCACAATGGGTGAAGTGATCCGCGTGCTCAACGAGCTTACCGGCGGAGATGCAGTGGTGGTAACAGATGTAGGCCAGCACCAGATGGTAGCCTGCCGCTACGCGAAATTCACGCAGAGCCGCAGCAATATCACCAGTGGTGGATTGGGAACGATGGGCTTTGCATTACCTGCTGCTATCGGCGCCAAATTCGGTGCGCCGGATCGTACAGTGGTGGCCGTTATAGGAGATGGAGGCTTCCAGATGACATTGCAGGAGCTCGGCACTATCATGCAGAGTGGCATAGATGTGAAGATCCTCATCCTCAACAACGAGTTCCTCGGAATGGTGCGCCAGTGGCAGCAACTCTTCCACGACAAGCGCTATTCCTTTGTGAATATCACCAGTCCTGATTTTGTGGCCCTCGCAAAATCTTATTATATCGATGGCTACCGCACCAGCGATCGTGCAGAACTGAGAGCTGCATTGCAAACCATGCTGGACCACAAGGGCTCTTACCTGCTGGAAGTGAAAGTAGGCAAGGAGAACAATGTGTTCCCGATGGTGCCACAGGGTTGCAGTGTAGCGGAGATCAGACTGAAATAA
- the ilvN gene encoding acetolactate synthase small subunit, translating into MSTSKQEFTVTVYTENQIGLLNRIAIMFSRRKINVESLNTSPSEVDGIHRFTIVINEFEEVVKKLVRQIEKQVEVLRAYYNTGDEIVWQELAMYKVPTDEIAEKVKVERLLREYGARAVVIRKDYTVFETTGHREETDKLISVLEPYGLIEFVRSARVAIIKASSGFHEKLKEFEETVPSEEVVENEFLNRNDEVFTM; encoded by the coding sequence ATGTCAACTTCGAAACAGGAATTCACAGTAACAGTATATACCGAAAACCAGATCGGCCTGCTCAACCGCATTGCCATCATGTTTTCACGCAGGAAAATAAATGTTGAAAGCCTCAACACTTCACCCAGTGAAGTGGATGGGATCCATCGCTTCACCATCGTGATCAATGAATTCGAGGAGGTGGTGAAGAAGCTGGTACGCCAGATCGAGAAGCAGGTGGAAGTATTGCGCGCCTACTACAATACCGGCGACGAGATCGTATGGCAGGAACTGGCCATGTACAAGGTTCCTACAGACGAGATCGCAGAAAAAGTAAAAGTGGAAAGGCTGCTCCGCGAGTACGGTGCACGCGCTGTTGTGATCCGTAAGGATTACACCGTGTTTGAGACCACTGGTCACCGCGAAGAGACCGATAAGCTCATCTCCGTACTGGAACCTTATGGGCTCATCGAGTTCGTAAGGAGTGCACGTGTGGCCATCATCAAGGCCAGCAGCGGCTTCCACGAAAAGCTGAAAGAATTTGAAGAAACCGTTCCCAGCGAAGAAGTGGTGGAGAACGAGTTCCTCAATCGCAATGACGAAGTATTCACAATGTAA